Proteins encoded in a region of the Prunus persica cultivar Lovell chromosome G4, Prunus_persica_NCBIv2, whole genome shotgun sequence genome:
- the LOC18778523 gene encoding uncharacterized protein LOC18778523, with protein sequence MLYWWSSSDGFVIGLDPYSNDSSNSAKYCFHFIDEPQDELESEYGRTFDFMGVSSRGRLRMCQYSPACVGDTDGDVSVWELKDDHQMDKEMDTDDVASACNDNSRWCLVGRVTLLHMLPENQFMITRKYHSKWLNTVMVLAFHPNDDDILYLEFSQQIIMSSPWCSRGGRHQYLLETQTSGLLLLLEFPCAPYNHLYY encoded by the coding sequence ATGCTCTACTGGTGGAGCTCTAGTGATGGCTTTGTTATTGGTTTGGACCCCTACTCCAACGACAGCTCCAACTCGGCTAAATATTGTTTCCATTTCATCGATGAACCTCAAGATGAGTTGGAGTCGGAGTATGGAAGAACATTTGATTTCATGGGTGTGTCTAGTAGAGGGCGTTTGCGAATGTGCCAGTACTCCCCCGCGTGTGTTGGTGATACCGATGGGGATGTGAGTGTTTGGGAGTTGAAAGATGACCACCAGATGGACAAGGAAATGGACACGGACGACGTTGCATCTGCATGCAATGACAATAGCAGATGGTGTTTGGTAGGCAGAGTTACCCTGTTACATATGCTTCCGGAAAACCAGTTTATGATAACAAGGAAATATCATAGCAAATGGCTTAACACAGTTATGGTGCTCGCTTTCCACCCAAATGATGATGATATCTTGTATTTAGAGTTTTCTCAACAAATCATCATGTCTTCCCCTTGGTGTTCCCGTGGTGGCCGACACCAATACTTACTCGAGACACAAACCAGcggcctcctcctcctccttgaATTCCCATGTGCGCCGTATAACCACTTATACTACTAG
- the LOC18780428 gene encoding probable serine/threonine-protein kinase abkC has translation MSRFLTFRGFRKVANSVVTSQKHSCPEADKYGTFVRVGLRLPQYRFYRDYTFPARGNTPFSLYNTANIFCRSNYSRSFAVIPARSAVKHHAQLAWKRLSDRFSFNGRGFSGITNIAQAFSLAVTRSNLILPGIFAITSGKLAWAQRSFSETDYHPSPNTLYMRAQDGHAFMTSLVFSVFEGAILVMRALYLGILFSPSIMMAAFADCCGPEFRRLWLHVVHRTLELAGPAFIKWGQWAATRPDLFPRDLCTKLSELHTKAPEHSFAYTKKTIERAFGRKLPEIFDNFEEKPVASGSIAQVHRATLRFRYPGQQVKPIVVAVKVRHPGVGESIRRDFVIINLVAKISKFIPALKWWRLDESVQQFAVFMMSQVDLAREAAHLSRFIYNFRRWKDVSFPKPLYPLVHPAVLVETYEQGECVSHYVDDLEGHDRIKSALAHIGTHALLKMLLVDNFIHADMHPGNILVRVAQSKSSRKRLFKSKPHVIFLDVGMTAELSKSDRVNLVEFFKAVALRDGRTAAECTLRLSKQQKCPDPKAFIEEVEESFAFWGTPEGDLVHPAECMQQLLEKVRRHRVNVDGNVCTVMVTTLVLEGWQRKLDPGYNVMQTLQTLLLKADWAKSLSYTIEGLMAP, from the exons ATGTCAAG ATTTTTGACGTTCAGAGGTTTTAGGAAAGTTGCAAATTCCGTTGTTACAAGCCAGAAACACAGCTGTCCAGAAGCGGACAAGTATGGGACATTTGTTAGAGTTGGCCTCCGTCTTCCCCAATACAGATTCTACAGGGACTATACGTTTCCTGCTAGAGGAAATACCCCATTCTCATTGTACAATACCGCCAACATTTTTTGCCGGAGTAATTATTCCAGGAGTTTTGCGGTCATTCCAGCAAGAAGTGCAGTGAAACATCATGCCCAACTTGCTTGGAAAAGGCTCTCCGatagattttcttttaatggTCGTGGATTTTCAGGTATAACTAATATTGCTCAAGCTTTCAGCTTGGCTGTAACCCGCTCTAATCTCATACTTCCTGGTATTTTTGCCATCACAAGTGGGAAACTAGCATGGGCGCAGAGGTCTTTTTCAGAAACGGACTACCACCCATCACCAAATACATTGTACATGCGCGCACAAGATGGACATGCTTTTATGACCTCATTAGTGTTTTCAGTTTTCGAAGGTGCAATCTTGGTCATGAGAGCACTCTATCTAGGGATTTTGTTCTCACCCAGTATAATGATGGCTGCTTTTGCTGACTGCTGTGGACCTGAGTTTAGGAGATTGTGGCTTCATGTTGTTCACCGTACATTGGAATTGGCAGGTCCAGCTTTCATCAAATGGGGTCAATGGGCAGCTACACGGCCTGATCTCTTCCCGAGAGATTTATGCACCAAGCTCTCAGAGCTTCACACCAAAGCTCCTGAACATAGCTTTGCCTACACGAAGAAAACTATCGAACGAGCGTTTGGCCGCAAGCTCCCTGAGatttttgataattttgaaGAGAAACCAGTAGCATCTGGAAGTATTGCTCAAGTGCATCGAGCTACTTTAAGATTTAGGTACCCTGGTCAACAGGTGAAGCCCATAGTAGTTGCTGTAAAGGTTAGGCATCCTGGTGTTGGTGAATCGATTAGGAgagattttgttataatcaaTCTGGTagcaaaaatttcaaagttcaTTCCTGCTTTAAAGTGGTGGAGATTGGATGAGAGTGTACAGCAGTTTGCAGTTTTTATGATGTCTCAAGTTGATCTTGCAAGGGAAGCTGCCCATTTGAGTcgctttatatataatttccgTAGATGGAAGGATGTCTCTTTCCCCAAGCCTTTGTATCCACTGGTGCATCCTGCTGTTTTGGTGGAAACTTATGAACAAGGGGAATGTGTCTCACACTATGTCGATGATCTTGAAGGCCATGATCGGATTAAATCTGCACTTGCTCACATTGGGACACACGCACTTTTGAAGATGCTCCTG GTGGACAACTTTATTCATGCAGACATGCATCCTGGAAATATCCTTGTCCGAGTGGCTCAGAGCAAGTCTTCTCGGAAGCGACTCTTCAAATCAAAGCCTCATGTCATTTTCCTTGACGTAGGCATGACTGCTGAACTCTCTAAAAGTGATAGAGTAAATTTAGTGGAATTTTTCAAGGCTGTTGCTCTTCGTGATGGGCGTACTGCTGCTGAGTGCACGCTCAGACTATCAAAGCAACAGAAGTGCCCAGATCCGAAGGCTTTCATTGAG gaagtggaggagtcatttgctttCTGGGGTACTCCAGAAGGTGATCTGGTCCATCCTGCTGAGTGTATGCAGCAGTTACTGGAGAAAGTTAGGCGTCATAGAGTCAATGTTGATGGCAATGTCTGTACTGTCATGGTAACCACTTTGGTTCTTGAG GGATGGCAGCGGAAACTTGATCCCGGGTACAATGTCATGCAAACTTTGCAAACACTGCTTCTCAAAGCTGACTGGGCAAAGTCCCTTTCCTACACGATTGAGGGGCTAATGGCTCCGTAA
- the LOC18780819 gene encoding lysine-specific demethylase JMJ25 has protein sequence MDEEGALPDHLRCGRTDGRQWRCKRRVMDDMKLCEIHYLQGRHRQFREKVPESLKLQRKPKNAPSRDQNHNGVKIRARKVDNLVKLLKRKRSEETLKKSKKRKKKMKLKKSELNLELIRMVLKREVDKRNQTKKKKVVEEESEDDDDDDHDDLTRDLPNGLMAISSSSSQSPLLRSGNAGSNSSSDGKVGVDMGPAAMRRRCFRSKNIEPMPAGTLQVLPYNVGKLRRGKRKRCHWCQRSGSGVSSCLTKCSSCQKHFFCLGCIKERYFDTQDEVKMACPVCRGTCTCKECSENQSKDAESKDYLGVKNKVEVILHFHYLICMLLPVLKQINQDQKVELEAEAKMRGEKLSEVHIKKAEYSCNEQQCCNKCKASIVDLHRSCPNCSYNLCLSCCRDIFNGSLLGGINTSLSKHSNKKKNCASGKGQLLKKPIANRKQNVRSLYVSSSASVLSLKTCNAVKGISCPPKEFGGCGDGLLHLRCVFPLSWINELEVSAEEIVCSYEFPETSDMSLCCTLCLGMDQKVDGIKQLQEAAVRDNSNDNYLYYPTLLEIHGDNVEHFQKHWSKGHPVIVRDVLQTTSDLSWDPVLMFCTYLERSIASYENNQNSHEAIHCLDWCEVEIGIRQYFMGSLKGQGQRNMWNETLKLRGWLSSQLFQEQFPAHYAEIIRALPLQEYMNPMSGLLNLAARMPQEIPKPDLGPCVYISYGCTEQLVQANAVIKLCYDSYDVVNILAHTSDVPISEEQVSKIRKLLKKHKAQNQRESSRATSEQTFAKKVKGESDLHSETMEEAGLHNVIGEEMHLRKRVARESCFSTHAACTRNLKESNMPHDGESDSETDSEATLSSSETIDDDAETSKDKMSQVLLESCNGYKLKTLAESCGAQWDVFRRQDVPKLIQYLRRHSNEFTRKFDIHKRVDHPILDQSFFLDSSHKLRLKEEFKIEPWTFEQHIGEAVIIPAGCPYQIRSPKSCVHVVLDFVSPENVNECIQLTDEVRLLPEDHKAKVDKLEVKRMALYSISSAIKEIRELTCAM, from the exons ATGGATGAAGAGGGAGCGTTGCCGGACCATCTGCGCTGTGGCCGGACAGACGGCCGGCAATGGCGGTGCAAACGGAGAGTCATGGACGACATGAAGCTGTGCGAGATTCACTATCTCCAAGGGCGGCACCGTCAGTTCAGAGAGAAAGTCCCGGAGTCACTCAAACTCCAGAGAAAGCCTAAAAACGCACCGAGCAGAGATCAAAACCACAACGGCGTCAAAATTAGGGCACGGAAAGTCGACAATTTGGTGAAGTTGTTGAAGAGGAAGCGATCCGAGGAGACGTTGAAGAAAAgtaagaagaggaagaagaagatgaagttgaaGAAGAGCGAGTTGAATTTGGAGCTTATACGAATGGTGCTGAAGAGGGAGGTCGATAAGAGGAAccagacgaagaagaagaaggttgTGGAGGAAGAGAGTGAGgatgatgacgatgatgatCATGATGATCTCACCAGAGACTTGCCTAATGGCCTAATGGCAATTTCTTCGTCTTCGTCACAGTCGCCACTGCTTCGTTCCGGCAATGCAGGTTCCAATTCGTCTTCTGATGGTAAGGTTGGGGTTGATATGGGGCCTGCTGCTATGCGGCGGCGGTGCTTTCGGTCCAAGAACATCGAGCCAATGCCTGCTGGCACATTGCAG gtTTTGCCATATAATGTAGGGAAATTGAGAAGGGGTAAGAGGAAAAGGTGCCATTGGTGTCAAAGAAGTGGGAGTGGTGTTTCTTCCTGTCTAACTAAGTGTTCGAGTTGCCAAAAGCATTTCTTTTGCTTGGGTTGCATCAAAGAaag GTATTTTGATACACAAGATGAAGTCAAGATGGCATGTCCAGTTTGTCGAGGAACTTGCACCTGTAAGGAATGCTCtgaaaatcaatcaaaagaCGCTGAAAGTAAG GATTATTTGGGGGTTAAGAATAAAGTTGAAGTAATATTACATTTCCATTACCTGATCTGTATGCTTCTTCCTGTGctaaaacaaataaaccaaGATCAGAAAGTTGAGCTAGAAGCAGAGGCAAAAATGAGAG GGGAAAAACTATCTGAAGTTCATATCAAGAAGGCTGAATATAGCTGCAATGAACAACAGTGCTG CAATAAATGCAAAGCTTCAATTGTGGATCTCCATAGAAGCTGCCCAAATTGTTCCTATAACCTTTGTTTAAGTTGTTGTCGAGATATTTTTAACGGGAGCCTCCTTGGAGGTATTAACACATCTCTCTCAAAGCACtctaacaaaaagaaaaattgtgcCTCTGGTAAAGGGCAACTTTTAAAGAAGCCAATAGCCAACCGTAAGCAAAATGTCCGCAGTTTGTACGTTTCTTCTTCTGCATCAGTACTCAGCTTGAAAACTTGTAATGCTGTTAAGGGTATATCTTGCCCACCTAAGGAGTTCGGAGGTTGTGGTGACGGCCTCCTTCATTTGAGATGTGTTTTCCCATTAAGTTGGATCAATGAGCTAGAAGTAAGTGCAGAAGAAATAGTTTGCAGCTACGAATTTCCAGAAACTTCTGACATGTCTTTGTGCTGCACACTATGTTTGGGCATGGACCAGAAAGTTGATGGAATTAAACAGTTGCAAGAAGCGGCTGTGAGAGATAACTCAAATGATAACTATCTGTACTACCCCACGCTTTTGGAGATACATGGTGATAATGTTGAGCACTTTCAGAAGCACTGGAGTAAAGGTCATCCTGTTATAGTTCGAGATGTGCTTCAAACTACGTCAGATTTGAGTTGGGATCCAGTGTTAATGTTCTGCACTTATCTTGAGAGGAGCATTGCTAGCTATGAAAACAACCAGAATTCACACGAAGCTATCCACTGCTTGGATTGGTGTGAG GTGGAAATTGGAATCAGGCAGTATTTTATGGGTTCATTGAAGGGGCAGGGACAAAGGAATATGTGGAATGAGACACTGAAGTTGAGGGGTTGGCTTTCTTCGCAGTTATTTCAGGAACAGTTCCCAGCTCATTATGCTGAAATAATACGAGCTCTACCACTTCAAGAATACATGAATCCCATGTCGGGTCTTCTAAATCTTGCGGCAAGGATGCCACAGGAAATCCCAAAACCTGATCTAGGTCCCTGTGTTTATATTTCATATGGCTGCACTGAGCAACTTGTACAGGCTAATGCAGTGATAAAGCTATGTTATGACTCATATGATGTG GTTAACATTTTGGCACATACATCAGATGTCCCTATCTCTGAAGAACAAGTTTCTAAAATAAGAAAGTTACTGAAAAAGCACAAGGCTCAAAATCAGAGGGAGTCTTCTAGAGCTACTTCTGAACAAACTTTTGCAAAAAAAGTCAAAGGAGAATCAGATTTGCATAGTGAAACCATGGAAGAAGCAGGGTTGCATAATGTGATTGGAGAAGAGATGCATTTGCGCAAAAGAGTTGCTAGAGAATCTTGCTTCTCCACACATGCGGCATGCACTAGGAATCTCAAAGAAAGTAATATGCCCCACGATGGGGAGTCTGATTCTGAGACTGATTCTGAAGCTACACTAAGTAGCTctgagacaatcgatgatgatGCTGAAACGTCCAAAGATAAAATGTCTCAGGTTCTGCTTGAAAGCTGCAATGGCTATAAATTGAAAACCTTAGCCGAGTCTTGTGGTGCCCAATGGGATGTTTTCCGCAGACAAGACGTTCCAAAACTTATACAATATCTCAGAAGGCACTCTAATGAATTTACTCGTAAATTTGACATTCATAAGCGT GTTGATCATCCAATTCTTGATCAGAGTTTCTTTCTAGACTCAAGTCACAAACTAAGGCTTAAGGAGGAATTTA AAATTGAACCTTGGACTTTCGAGCAACATATTGGAGAAGCTGTCATCATCCCTGCTGGATGCCCATACCAGATTAGGAGTCCTAAG TCTTGTGTACATGTGGTGCTGGACTTTGTCTCACCTGAAAATGTTAATGAGTGCATCCAGTTGACTGATGAAGTCCGTCTGCTTCCAGAAGATCATAAAGCAAAAGTTGACAAGCTAGAG GTGAAGAGAATGGCCCTTTATAGTATTAGTTCAGCAATCAAAGAAATACGTGAGCTTACATGTGCAATGTAA
- the LOC18778466 gene encoding equilibrative nucleotide transporter 3: MTEDNESRASIKHEGHYKAMAVCWFLGLGSLVAWNSLLTIGDYYYNLFPASYHPSRVLTLVYQPFALITMVTLAYHEAKLNTRKRNLIGYALFFLGTLMLIVVDLATSGSGAIGPYIGICACVGAFGVADAHVQGGMVGDLSFMHPEFIQSFFAGLAASGALTSGMRLMTKAAFEKYHNGLRKGAMMFLAISTLIEFLCILLYAIYFPRLPIVKYYRSKAASEGSKTVSADLAAAGIQTQADIEVSNDTKILPTRLSTKQLFMQNIDYALDLFLIYVLTLSIFPGFIFENTGKHQLGTWYPLVLVAMYNVLDLISRYIPLVKCLKIESRKGLMITILSRFLFVPAYYFTGKYGDQGWMILLTSVLGLTNGYLTVCVMTVAPKGYKGPEQNALGNILVLCLLCGIFAGVSLDWLWLIGKSKF; this comes from the exons ATGACAGAGGACAATGAAAGCAGGGCTTCAATTAAGCATGAG GGACATTATAAAGCTATGGCGGTTTGTTGGTTTCTGGGGCTGGGCTCCCTTGTCGCTTGGAACAGTCTGCTGACTATAGGAGATTACTATTATAACTTGTTTCCAGCG AGTTACCACCCGTCGCGGGTTCTTACCCTTGTTTATCAACCATTTGCACTTATTACTATGGTAACACTAGCATACCATGAAGCAAAGTTGAACACCAGGAAGAGGAACTTAATTGGATATGCTCTCTTCTTCCTTGGGACCTTGATGCTAATAGTG GTGGATTTAGCTACGTCTGGGAGTGGAGCAATTGGACCCTATATTGGTATATGTGCATGTGTTGGTGCATTTGGGGTTGCAGATGCCCATGTTCAAGGTGGAATGGTCGGAGACCTGTCTTTTATGCATCCTGAATTCATCCAG TCCTTCTTTGCTGGCTTGGCTGCATCAGGTGCTCTAACCTCTGGCATGAGGCTGATGACAAAAGCTGCCTTCGAGAAGTATCACAATGGTCTTCGTAAGGGGGCGA TGATGTTCCTTGCAATTTCCACACTCATCGagtttctgtgtattcttctatATGCAATTTACTTCCCTAGATTGCCTATAGTAAAGTACTACCGCTCAAAGGCAGCCTCAGAAGGCTCTAAAACTGTATCCGCTGATCTTGCTGCTGCTGGCATCCAAACACAAGCAGACATAGAA GTCTCAAATGATACTAAAATACTTCCAACTCGACTGAGCACTAAGCAATTGTTCATGCAGAATATAGATTATGCACTTGACTTGTTTCTGATATATGTGCTGACATTATCAATCTTCCCCGGCTTCATATTTGAAAATACCGGAAAACACCAGTTGGGCACATG GTATCCACTTGTTCTGGTGGCAATGTACAATGTGTTGGATTTGATATCAAGATACATACCCCTTGTGAAATGCCTGAAGATCGAATCCAGAAAGGGCCTCATGATTACAATTCTATCGCGTTTCCTGTTCGTTCCAGCATACTACTTCACCGGAAAATACGGCGACCAGGGATGGATGATCTTGCTCACATCAGTCTTAGGATTAACAAATGGTTATCTCACTGTATGTGTCATGACAGTGGCACCCAAGGGTTACAAG GGACCTGAGCAAAATGCCTTGGGAAATATACTTGTGTTGTGTCTTTTGTGCGGCATATTTGCAGGAGTTTCCCTTGACTGGTTATGGCTCATTGGCAAGAGCAAATTTTAA